The Sporosarcina luteola genome contains a region encoding:
- the spoIIAB gene encoding anti-sigma F factor has translation MRNEMTLSFVAIEENEALARMAMTCFITPLDPTLEEISEFKTIVSEAVTNAIIHGYENDGKSMVTIHAVIDENKVTMTVEDKGGGIFDVQQAMEPMFTTKPLMERSGMGFTIMESFSDNLSVESSFGNGTVVRFEKTFSPVTEASRMR, from the coding sequence ATGAGAAATGAAATGACATTATCATTTGTTGCAATCGAAGAAAATGAAGCGCTGGCGAGGATGGCGATGACTTGTTTTATCACGCCATTGGACCCGACCCTTGAAGAAATATCGGAATTCAAGACAATCGTATCGGAAGCCGTCACCAATGCCATCATCCACGGTTATGAAAATGATGGAAAAAGCATGGTTACGATCCATGCAGTAATTGATGAAAATAAGGTGACGATGACAGTCGAAGATAAGGGTGGAGGAATTTTTGACGTTCAACAGGCGATGGAGCCAATGTTTACGACAAAACCACTCATGGAACGATCAGGAATGGGATTTACGATCATGGAAAGCTTTTCGGACAATCTCTCAGTAGAATCGTCCTTTGGAAATGGAACGGTAGTGCGGTTCGAGAAAACGTTTTCTCCGGTCACGGAAGCAAGCAGAATGAGGTGA
- a CDS encoding pseudouridine synthase, translating to MERLQKVLAQAGVASRRKAETLIVEGKVKVNGKVVTELGTKVTRADRVEVEGVELVKEQFVYYLLYKPRGYISTVSDEKGRKTVLDLLPMVEERIFPVGRLDFDTSGIIIMTNDGDFSYLMTHPKFGIQKKYVAKVKGIPERDALKRLERGIELEDGMTAPARVKMQSFDKKTGTALVEITIHEGRNRQVRRMFDAIGCPVQKLRRESFAMLTTHGLNAGEARELTTHEVKQLRVLAETGKIG from the coding sequence TTGGAAAGATTACAAAAAGTATTAGCACAGGCGGGAGTTGCATCCCGAAGAAAAGCGGAAACACTCATCGTTGAGGGAAAAGTGAAAGTGAATGGCAAGGTTGTAACTGAATTGGGTACAAAAGTTACACGCGCAGACCGTGTGGAAGTCGAAGGTGTGGAGTTGGTCAAAGAGCAATTCGTCTATTATTTGCTATACAAACCTAGAGGCTATATTTCGACGGTCAGTGATGAAAAAGGGAGAAAAACGGTTCTCGACCTGCTTCCGATGGTGGAAGAAAGAATTTTCCCTGTAGGAAGATTGGATTTTGATACGTCAGGAATTATCATCATGACAAATGATGGTGACTTCTCCTATCTGATGACTCATCCGAAGTTCGGTATCCAAAAGAAGTACGTTGCAAAAGTGAAAGGAATACCTGAACGGGATGCATTAAAGAGATTAGAACGCGGCATCGAACTTGAGGATGGCATGACTGCCCCTGCCCGAGTGAAAATGCAGTCATTCGACAAGAAGACAGGAACTGCACTTGTTGAGATCACCATCCATGAAGGGCGAAACCGCCAAGTCCGGAGAATGTTCGACGCGATCGGGTGCCCGGTTCAAAAACTGAGACGGGAGTCTTTCGCGATGTTGACGACGCACGGATTGAATGCGGGAGAGGCGCGTGAATTGACAACCCATGAAGTAAAGCAATTGCGCGTTCTTGCTGAAACCGGGAAAATCGGATAA
- a CDS encoding DUF309 domain-containing protein: protein MNPYHHPLFLNFIVYFNRNQDYFECHEVLEEYWKSIPGYTKDHPLTALILLSTGLYHWRRGNVEGAYRTLVKAENKMLDFHKFDSRYTEDIDYERLVQDTARSVNKLKNGEPFSPFQIYLKSETLQQSVDKNASTMELLPFGSDTVIHKHMLRDRSDILEEREKKRRRPH from the coding sequence ATGAATCCATATCATCATCCGCTATTCTTGAATTTTATTGTTTATTTCAATAGGAATCAAGATTACTTCGAATGTCACGAAGTGCTTGAAGAGTATTGGAAATCCATACCTGGATATACGAAAGACCATCCGCTTACCGCTTTAATCCTTTTATCGACAGGGCTCTACCATTGGAGAAGGGGGAATGTAGAGGGAGCATACCGCACCCTTGTAAAAGCTGAAAACAAAATGCTCGACTTCCATAAGTTTGACAGTCGATATACTGAAGATATCGATTATGAACGGCTTGTACAAGATACGGCCAGGTCTGTTAATAAATTGAAAAATGGTGAGCCGTTTTCCCCGTTCCAAATATATTTGAAATCAGAAACCCTTCAACAGTCAGTTGATAAGAACGCTTCTACTATGGAGCTTCTTCCGTTTGGAAGCGATACTGTCATTCATAAACATATGCTACGGGATCGTTCCGATATTCTTGAGGAACGCGAAAAGAAAAGGCGCAGACCACATTGA
- the lysA gene encoding diaminopimelate decarboxylase, translating into MHLYGTQSVNNLGHLTIGGVDTVDLAHMYGTPLLVYDVALFKERAIAFQETFAKAGIVAQVAYASKAFSSIAIYELAKQMGLSLDVVSGGELYTAAAADFPREKIHFHGNNKSYTELQFAFDEKIGCIVVDNFLEIEMLKEISESRKEKMNVLLRVTPGVDASTHDYITTGQEDSKFGFDLKNGQADDAFLKLFNHPYITVLGLHCHIGSQIFETEAFRFAAEALMVKMIEWREKFKFVCTVLNLGGGFGIKYTVEDTPLHPSAYVEEMEDVVLSMSRKANYPLPEIWIEPGRSLVGDAGTTLYTAGSSKEVPGIRTYVAVDGGMSDNIRPALYQAKYTAATANRMLDPHADKVTIAGKCCESGDKLIEDAYIAEPAEGDLIAVFCTGAYTYSMASNYNRLPKPAIVFCENGQHQLVVRRETYEDVIRLDIPLQRTEQEIPT; encoded by the coding sequence ATGCATCTATATGGAACTCAATCGGTGAACAATCTGGGCCACTTGACGATAGGCGGAGTAGATACAGTAGATCTTGCACATATGTATGGCACACCATTGCTCGTTTATGATGTTGCTCTATTCAAGGAACGTGCGATTGCATTCCAGGAAACATTTGCAAAGGCTGGAATCGTTGCGCAGGTAGCATATGCAAGTAAAGCATTTTCTTCTATAGCCATCTATGAACTTGCTAAGCAAATGGGGCTATCACTGGATGTTGTATCAGGCGGAGAGCTTTATACGGCGGCAGCTGCAGATTTCCCGCGAGAAAAGATTCATTTTCACGGAAATAACAAAAGTTATACAGAACTGCAATTCGCTTTTGATGAAAAAATCGGATGCATCGTAGTCGATAACTTCCTGGAAATCGAAATGCTTAAGGAGATTTCAGAATCGCGCAAGGAGAAGATGAATGTTCTGCTGCGTGTCACTCCAGGTGTTGATGCTTCAACCCATGACTATATTACAACTGGTCAAGAGGATTCGAAATTCGGCTTTGATTTAAAGAATGGCCAAGCGGATGATGCTTTCCTCAAGCTTTTTAATCATCCATATATTACTGTACTCGGATTACATTGCCATATCGGTTCCCAAATTTTTGAAACAGAAGCATTCCGTTTCGCAGCGGAAGCGCTGATGGTGAAAATGATTGAGTGGCGGGAGAAATTTAAATTCGTATGTACAGTGCTCAATTTAGGTGGGGGTTTCGGCATCAAGTATACGGTCGAGGATACACCGCTTCATCCTTCCGCCTATGTTGAGGAAATGGAGGATGTTGTGCTATCGATGTCACGAAAAGCAAATTATCCATTACCGGAAATTTGGATTGAGCCTGGTAGATCGCTTGTTGGAGACGCAGGCACGACACTATATACGGCAGGCAGTAGCAAGGAAGTTCCAGGTATAAGGACTTATGTGGCAGTCGATGGAGGCATGTCTGATAATATCCGTCCAGCTCTATACCAGGCGAAGTATACAGCTGCTACGGCGAACAGAATGTTGGATCCTCATGCCGACAAAGTGACAATCGCTGGGAAGTGCTGTGAATCAGGAGATAAATTGATTGAAGATGCGTATATTGCCGAACCTGCAGAAGGGGATCTCATTGCCGTTTTCTGTACAGGGGCTTACACGTACTCCATGGCAAGCAATTATAATCGACTTCCAAAGCCTGCAATCGTATTTTGCGAAAACGGCCAGCATCAATTGGTAGTCCGCAGGGAAACATATGAAGATGTTATCAGGTTGGACATTCCTCTACAGAGGACAGAGCAGGAAATCCCAACATGA
- the scpB gene encoding SMC-Scp complex subunit ScpB, which translates to MMEKNDERLIGMLESFLFIAGDDGLTLSQIASLLQIETDVAAEITERLRVNYEDRPDSGITLRLYGGHYRLVTKAEFADDILRMLENPARNSITQASMEVLAIIAYKQPVTRIEIDDLRGVKSDGPIQTLVAKGFIMEKGRMEGSGRPILYGTTDLFLDRFGLESIDMLPPLVEGEDEESFGDTDLFMTKFQEAFEMTEEGGNSD; encoded by the coding sequence ATGATGGAAAAAAACGATGAACGGCTCATTGGAATGTTGGAAAGCTTTTTATTCATAGCGGGAGATGATGGGTTGACATTAAGTCAGATCGCCTCACTGCTTCAAATAGAAACTGATGTGGCGGCTGAAATCACTGAAAGACTGCGTGTGAATTATGAGGATAGACCAGACTCGGGAATTACACTCAGGCTATACGGAGGTCACTACAGGCTAGTGACGAAAGCCGAGTTCGCTGATGATATTCTTAGGATGCTCGAAAATCCGGCACGCAATTCGATTACACAAGCCTCAATGGAAGTGTTGGCAATCATTGCTTACAAGCAGCCTGTTACACGTATAGAAATTGACGATTTGCGTGGTGTGAAGTCTGACGGTCCGATCCAGACTCTCGTTGCAAAAGGTTTCATTATGGAAAAAGGACGTATGGAAGGCAGCGGAAGGCCAATACTTTACGGGACGACTGATTTATTTTTGGACAGATTCGGTCTGGAGTCGATCGATATGCTTCCTCCATTAGTTGAGGGGGAAGATGAAGAATCATTCGGAGATACAGATCTATTCATGACGAAATTCCAAGAAGCATTTGAGATGACAGAAGAAGGAGGAAACAGTGATTGA
- a CDS encoding segregation/condensation protein A has translation MTYKVKLEAFEGPLDLLLHLINRLEIDIYDIPMAELTNQYIEHLHAMRVLELDELSEYLVLAATLLEIKSKMLLPVHEGEALDEDSEFDFEEDPRDELVARLIEYKKYKEAANSLLESAEDRADHFTKLPGDLSEYGEVTATVPEEKMNVFDLIGAFQKMLERKKLRAPLTANIAKTELSVSEKMDNIMISLERLGGSCDFESLFEQEDIEDLVVTFLSLLELMKRLDIIVRQENNFGKMTVMVGGEENDGKKR, from the coding sequence TTGACTTATAAAGTGAAATTGGAGGCATTTGAAGGGCCTCTAGATCTATTATTACATTTAATCAACCGACTTGAAATCGATATCTATGATATCCCGATGGCAGAGCTGACAAATCAGTACATAGAGCATCTTCACGCAATGCGTGTTTTGGAACTTGACGAACTAAGTGAGTACTTGGTACTTGCGGCCACTTTACTTGAGATCAAAAGTAAAATGCTATTGCCTGTACATGAGGGCGAAGCATTGGATGAAGACTCGGAATTCGATTTCGAGGAAGATCCGCGGGATGAATTAGTCGCCCGTCTCATAGAATACAAAAAGTACAAAGAAGCAGCCAATTCCTTACTCGAATCAGCAGAAGATCGGGCGGATCATTTCACGAAACTGCCAGGAGACTTATCGGAATATGGTGAGGTAACTGCAACGGTTCCGGAAGAAAAGATGAATGTTTTCGATTTGATCGGTGCATTCCAGAAAATGCTCGAGAGAAAGAAACTGCGTGCACCATTGACCGCAAATATTGCAAAAACAGAGCTTTCGGTAAGTGAAAAAATGGACAACATCATGATATCGCTTGAAAGGCTTGGCGGAAGCTGCGATTTTGAAAGTTTATTTGAACAAGAAGACATAGAAGATTTAGTCGTGACATTCCTCTCGTTATTGGAATTGATGAAACGGCTAGATATTATCGTTAGGCAAGAAAATAATTTCGGTAAAATGACAGTCATGGTTGGAGGGGAAGAGAATGATGGAAAAAAACGATGA
- a CDS encoding spore germination protein yields MAKLFTSLKDGEEWFHSKFGENETFDATAKTVHLWGMPALLLYINGLVDGNILTTLLTEMQEGLKPEEENRDDPAWFLTYFPYYALSDVDEKEKLLNNVLSGQVGFVLPDGFVFIGDIRSYPGRSPEEPDTEKVIRGSRDGFTENIITNTALVRRRLKTENLRFEMHQTTVNGKTDVAITFMKGAASEEHLSYIRKRLDEIKHDGLTMTDKSLEEFLFKQRFHPMPFVRFTERPDICAAHLLEGHIAIIVDTSPSVILVPTTIFHHLQHAEEYRQAPFIGTFVRWVRLIGASLSLLLLPFWYLLATYQQYLPISLSYIGPNDPGSVPLLVQLLIADIGIEVLRMAAIHTPSPMTTAMGLVAAIVIGQVAIDVGLFTGEVILYVAVSAIFTFAIPSFELSITTKVFRIFILILTGILGAPGFFLSIAILFYYLASLKPMGTPYLWPAVPFFPEAMKRVLIRYPMTMDAPRPYITKAPDRNRLS; encoded by the coding sequence ATGGCCAAGTTATTTACATCTTTGAAAGACGGAGAAGAGTGGTTCCATAGTAAATTCGGTGAAAATGAAACATTCGATGCTACGGCGAAAACCGTCCATTTATGGGGGATGCCTGCATTATTGCTTTACATTAACGGACTTGTCGATGGAAACATTTTGACGACGTTGCTAACGGAAATGCAAGAAGGCTTAAAACCCGAAGAGGAAAACAGGGATGATCCAGCGTGGTTTCTTACGTATTTCCCTTACTATGCCTTGTCGGATGTCGATGAGAAAGAGAAACTGCTCAATAATGTATTAAGTGGACAGGTAGGCTTCGTGCTCCCCGATGGTTTTGTATTCATCGGGGATATCCGAAGTTATCCTGGAAGGTCACCTGAAGAGCCGGACACTGAAAAAGTCATCCGCGGATCTAGAGATGGCTTTACAGAAAACATCATTACAAATACAGCTCTTGTCAGAAGGCGACTAAAGACGGAAAATCTCCGTTTTGAAATGCACCAAACGACTGTGAATGGCAAGACCGATGTCGCCATCACATTCATGAAAGGGGCTGCCAGTGAGGAGCACCTCTCCTACATCCGGAAAAGACTGGATGAAATTAAACATGATGGATTGACAATGACAGATAAATCATTGGAAGAATTCCTATTTAAGCAACGATTCCACCCGATGCCATTCGTCCGCTTCACTGAACGGCCGGATATTTGCGCCGCGCATCTTCTTGAAGGCCATATCGCAATTATAGTCGATACATCCCCTTCAGTCATTTTGGTACCAACGACCATATTTCATCATTTGCAACATGCTGAGGAATATCGGCAAGCACCGTTCATCGGTACGTTTGTGAGATGGGTCCGTCTGATTGGTGCGTCGCTCAGTCTATTATTGCTTCCGTTTTGGTATTTACTTGCTACATATCAACAATACTTACCGATTTCACTTAGTTATATCGGTCCGAATGATCCGGGATCCGTCCCTCTTCTCGTACAATTATTAATTGCAGACATCGGCATAGAAGTCTTACGGATGGCCGCTATACACACCCCTTCTCCGATGACGACTGCCATGGGACTCGTTGCAGCAATTGTAATCGGCCAAGTGGCGATAGATGTCGGTCTATTTACTGGAGAAGTCATACTGTACGTTGCTGTGAGCGCTATCTTCACATTTGCGATTCCATCGTTCGAATTGAGCATTACAACGAAAGTGTTCAGGATCTTCATACTTATTTTGACGGGAATTCTTGGAGCTCCTGGGTTTTTCTTGAGCATCGCTATTCTGTTTTATTATTTGGCATCCCTCAAGCCAATGGGAACACCATACTTATGGCCAGCGGTTCCGTTTTTCCCTGAGGCAATGAAGCGTGTATTGATCCGTTATCCTATGACGATGGATGCGCCGAGGCCTTATATTACGAAAGCTCCTGACCGGAATAGGCTTTCGTAG
- a CDS encoding pyrimidine-nucleoside phosphorylase → MVDIIEKKRDGEMLSKEEITFFINGYTDGSIPDYQASALLMAIYFQGMTPEEQGHLTIAMAESGDQIDLSAIEGLKVDKHSTGGVGDTTTLILAPLVAACGVPVAKMSGRGLGHTGGTLDKLEAIEGFHIELSEEQFVKQVNELKVAVIGQSGNLTPADKNLYSLRDVTATVSSIPLIASSIMSKKIAAGADAIVLDVKTGDGAFMKTLEDAEALAHSMVAIGRQVGRNTMAVISDMSQPLGYAIGNSLEVKEAIDTLKGEGPEDLTELCLVLGSKMIVAGEKAKTVEEARAMLEAVIKDGSALNLFGKLIEAQGGDARIVHDPSLLPSAKFQIEVPASKSGTISKMEADEIGVAAMLLGAGRATKDDVIDLAVGIVLKKKIGDKVTAGEPLAIIHTNREDVAKSIELIQEHIHISDQAQAKPTLIHEMITG, encoded by the coding sequence ATGGTTGATATCATCGAGAAAAAAAGAGATGGGGAAATGCTTTCCAAGGAGGAAATCACTTTTTTCATCAACGGCTATACAGACGGATCCATTCCGGATTATCAAGCGAGCGCCCTATTGATGGCGATCTATTTTCAAGGCATGACGCCTGAGGAACAGGGCCACCTGACGATTGCGATGGCTGAATCGGGCGACCAGATTGATCTGTCGGCGATTGAAGGGTTGAAGGTCGACAAACATTCAACCGGCGGCGTCGGCGATACGACTACATTGATCCTGGCACCTTTAGTGGCAGCTTGTGGCGTGCCAGTTGCAAAAATGAGCGGCCGCGGCCTTGGACATACAGGAGGCACGCTTGATAAGCTTGAAGCGATCGAAGGATTCCATATCGAGCTTTCAGAGGAGCAGTTCGTCAAACAAGTGAATGAGTTGAAGGTCGCTGTCATCGGACAAAGTGGCAATTTGACGCCTGCTGACAAAAACTTGTATTCCTTACGGGACGTAACAGCAACGGTCAGCAGCATACCGCTTATTGCCAGCTCCATCATGAGCAAGAAGATAGCAGCGGGAGCGGACGCAATCGTGTTGGACGTAAAAACAGGCGATGGTGCATTCATGAAGACATTGGAAGATGCCGAAGCTCTTGCACATTCCATGGTAGCAATCGGCCGCCAAGTCGGAAGAAACACAATGGCAGTCATTTCAGACATGAGCCAGCCTCTAGGTTATGCAATTGGAAACTCGCTTGAAGTAAAAGAAGCCATCGATACACTGAAAGGCGAGGGTCCTGAAGACTTAACAGAGCTTTGCCTCGTCCTAGGAAGCAAAATGATCGTTGCCGGCGAGAAGGCGAAAACCGTAGAAGAAGCACGCGCAATGCTCGAAGCAGTCATCAAAGACGGTTCCGCGCTGAATCTATTCGGTAAATTGATCGAAGCACAAGGCGGAGACGCCCGGATTGTCCACGATCCATCATTGCTCCCTTCAGCAAAATTCCAAATCGAAGTCCCTGCTTCAAAATCAGGAACGATATCCAAGATGGAAGCGGACGAAATCGGAGTCGCAGCTATGCTTCTAGGAGCTGGAAGAGCAACAAAAGACGACGTCATCGATCTAGCTGTCGGCATCGTCCTGAAGAAAAAAATCGGGGACAAAGTAACAGCTGGCGAACCGCTTGCCATTATCCACACAAACCGGGAAGACGTTGCAAAATCCATAGAACTAATTCAAGAACACATCCACATTTCAGATCAAGCACAAGCAAAACCAACCTTGATCCACGAAATGATTACAGGTTGA
- a CDS encoding anti-sigma factor antagonist (This anti-anti-sigma factor, or anti-sigma factor antagonist, belongs to a family that includes characterized members SpoIIAA, RsbV, RsfA, and RsfB.), with protein sequence MADIKQIDSIVVVTLAGELDNLEANRIRSTITSSIFTGKVKGVIWDLSRLGFMDSAGIGLILGRMRDLAPFNGETLILNPSPTMEKIFNFSGLGSNIRHGSVDSVIGEIGGVLHEK encoded by the coding sequence ATGGCTGATATTAAACAAATTGATAGCATTGTGGTCGTAACATTAGCAGGGGAGTTGGACAATCTTGAAGCAAACAGGATCCGTTCCACTATCACATCTTCAATCTTCACAGGGAAAGTGAAAGGGGTCATCTGGGACTTGAGCCGACTCGGATTCATGGATAGCGCAGGCATCGGGCTTATACTTGGCAGGATGCGTGATTTGGCACCGTTCAATGGAGAGACTCTAATCTTGAACCCGTCTCCGACAATGGAGAAAATCTTCAATTTTTCCGGCTTAGGTTCCAACATCAGACATGGCTCGGTCGACAGTGTAATTGGTGAAATCGGAGGGGTCTTACATGAGAAATGA
- a CDS encoding SigF/SigG family RNA polymerase sporulation sigma factor: MDTSVERQDALLSQEKMRVLIQQSQDGDKDARRMMVEGNTRLVWSIVQRFASRGADLEDLFQIGCIGLMKSIDKFDLSYEVKFSTYAVPMIVGEIQRFLRDDGMVKVSRSIRELSFKIRHATDDYVKNHGRSPSVSEIAEVLDVSIDEVILASDALRDPASLHEQLYENEGDSLTLMDQLRDDRSERFFDHIPLRDVVSKLNKRDQTIIYMRYYLDYTQSDIAERIGISQVQVSRLEKKILAQLKTWMSSQPEESEAK, from the coding sequence ATGGATACATCAGTTGAGCGACAAGATGCCCTATTGTCACAGGAGAAAATGAGAGTGCTCATCCAGCAATCTCAGGATGGCGATAAAGATGCGAGAAGAATGATGGTTGAAGGGAATACGAGGCTCGTCTGGTCAATCGTTCAACGATTTGCATCCCGGGGAGCCGACCTGGAAGATCTATTCCAAATCGGATGCATAGGCCTTATGAAATCGATTGATAAATTCGATCTATCCTATGAGGTGAAGTTTTCCACGTATGCCGTACCGATGATTGTAGGGGAAATACAACGTTTCCTTCGGGACGATGGCATGGTGAAAGTGAGCAGGTCGATTCGTGAATTGAGTTTTAAAATACGTCACGCGACGGACGACTACGTTAAAAACCACGGAAGATCGCCTTCCGTTTCTGAGATCGCCGAAGTGTTAGATGTATCGATCGATGAAGTCATTCTCGCATCGGATGCATTGCGAGATCCCGCATCCCTTCATGAGCAGCTATACGAAAATGAAGGTGACAGTTTAACATTGATGGACCAGTTGAGGGATGACCGTTCAGAGAGGTTCTTCGATCATATACCGCTCCGGGACGTTGTATCCAAGCTCAATAAACGGGACCAGACAATCATTTATATGCGGTATTACTTGGACTATACGCAAAGTGACATCGCTGAACGCATCGGCATTTCGCAAGTGCAAGTTTCCAGGTTGGAGAAGAAGATATTAGCCCAGTTGAAGACATGGATGAGTTCACAACCAGAGGAAAGTGAAGCAAAGTGA
- a CDS encoding GNAT family N-acetyltransferase: MLLRYKKAYEKIAMGLLSYMPGEKSVKKLQETIHQYENEENWQLFLLKQEEDIIGLVGIILDADSYTVMHLSVNPSFRGEGIGSEIITKLGDLFPDLECKSNEETESFLRKCRQKEETQLDE; this comes from the coding sequence ATGCTTTTACGATACAAAAAGGCGTATGAGAAAATCGCCATGGGCTTGCTTTCTTATATGCCCGGAGAAAAGTCTGTGAAAAAATTGCAAGAAACGATTCATCAGTACGAAAATGAGGAAAATTGGCAGTTATTCCTTTTGAAGCAAGAGGAAGATATCATCGGCCTCGTCGGAATCATCTTGGACGCAGATTCGTATACCGTAATGCACCTTTCTGTCAACCCTTCGTTCCGGGGAGAAGGGATCGGCAGCGAAATAATCACGAAGCTCGGAGATCTTTTTCCTGACTTGGAATGTAAGAGCAATGAGGAAACAGAATCGTTCTTGAGAAAATGCCGTCAAAAGGAAGAAACACAACTAGACGAATGA
- a CDS encoding D-alanyl-D-alanine carboxypeptidase family protein, whose protein sequence is MRHAVAIVLFLSVLLTAVPKEAASGSAWVVIDAETGRLLSGSNENLQLPIASLTKIWTALTFIESGAEEGEIVISPAAASAEGSSIYLEHGTRIDADALLYGLMLRSGNDAAYALAEHAGGSVDGFVDLMNSKAELYGLEHTTFMNPSGLHDDRHLSTAYETALMLYFAMKNDKFHKIASSENFIYRKGDEVRSWRNKHRLIHTNDYVIAGKTGFTKAAGRTLATYFEKDGKKLIVVTLNNGNDWNTHEQLANETFRKFENVTVAKKGKYRILPGVNGELKKPIVLLLNEDELEKVSHVVYIPRKNDRTVKGTWAVSLDNELLVTAEIEIRK, encoded by the coding sequence TTGAGGCATGCAGTAGCCATTGTACTATTCTTATCGGTCTTATTGACTGCAGTACCGAAAGAAGCGGCGTCTGGAAGTGCATGGGTTGTTATCGACGCAGAGACAGGACGTCTATTAAGCGGGTCAAATGAAAATCTTCAATTGCCGATAGCAAGTCTGACGAAAATCTGGACAGCCTTGACATTCATTGAAAGCGGAGCCGAGGAAGGTGAAATTGTCATATCACCTGCGGCTGCCTCTGCTGAGGGTTCTTCCATTTACTTGGAACATGGCACGCGAATAGATGCAGATGCATTGTTATATGGACTTATGCTGCGATCCGGAAATGATGCTGCATATGCACTTGCTGAACATGCTGGCGGCTCGGTAGACGGATTTGTCGACTTGATGAATAGTAAAGCTGAATTGTATGGCTTAGAACATACTACATTCATGAACCCGTCAGGCCTTCATGATGATCGGCATTTGTCAACTGCATATGAGACGGCATTAATGCTTTATTTTGCTATGAAGAATGATAAGTTCCATAAAATTGCTTCATCGGAAAACTTCATCTATCGAAAAGGTGACGAGGTAAGAAGCTGGCGGAATAAACATCGTTTAATCCATACAAATGACTATGTCATCGCTGGCAAGACTGGATTCACGAAAGCAGCGGGCAGGACTCTTGCAACTTACTTCGAAAAGGATGGTAAGAAACTAATCGTCGTCACGTTGAATAATGGGAACGACTGGAACACACATGAGCAATTGGCCAATGAGACATTCCGGAAATTCGAGAACGTCACTGTTGCGAAGAAAGGTAAATACCGTATTCTTCCAGGGGTGAATGGAGAATTGAAGAAGCCGATTGTCCTTTTATTGAATGAGGATGAATTAGAAAAAGTATCCCATGTCGTCTATATTCCGCGGAAGAATGATCGGACAGTAAAAGGGACATGGGCTGTATCACTAGATAATGAATTGCTGGTTACAGCTGAAATTGAGATTCGGAAATGA